One genomic window of Muntiacus reevesi chromosome 4, mMunRee1.1, whole genome shotgun sequence includes the following:
- the ST8SIA3 gene encoding alpha-N-acetylneuraminate alpha-2,8-sialyltransferase ST8SIA3 — MRNCKMARVASVLGLVMLSVALLILSLISYVSLKKESIFTTPKYANPGAPRMYMLHAGFRSQFALKLLDSSLVPFPHSVTHELQARPKWTFNRTAFLHQRQEILQHVDVIKNFSLTKNSVRIGQLMHYDYSSHKYVFSISNNFRSLLPDVSPIVNKRYNICAVVGNSGILTGSRCGSQIDKSDFVFRCNFAPTEAFQRDVGRKTNLTTFNPSILEKYYNNLLTIQDRNNFFLSLKKLDGAILWIPAFFFHTSATVTRTLVDFFVEHRGQLKLQLAWPGNIMQHVNRYWKNKHLSPKRLSTGILMYTLASAVCEEIHLYGFWPFGFDPNTREDLPYHYYDKKGTKFTTKWQESHQLPAEFQLLYRMHAEGLTKLTLSRCA, encoded by the exons ATGAGAAATTGCAAAATGGCCCGGGTCGCCAGTGTGCTGGGGCTGGTCATGCTCAGCGTCGCCCTGCTGATTTTATCGCTCATCAGCTACGTGTCCCTGAAAAAGGAGAGCATCTTCACCACTCCCAAGTACGCCAACCCGGGGGCGCCCCGAATGTACATGCTCCACGCGGGATTCCG GTCGCAGTTTGCGCTGAAGCTTCTAGATTCGTCTCTGGTGCCCTTCCCGCATTCTGTGACCCATGAACTCCAAGCCAGACCTAAGTGGACATTTAATCGGACAGCGTTTTTACATCAAAG gCAAGAAATTCTTCAGCATGTCgatgtaataaaaaatttttctttgaccAAGAATAGTGTTCGGATTGGACAACTGATGCACTATGATTATTCCAGCCATAAATATGTTTTCTCCATTAGCAATAACTTCCGATCATTGCTTCCAGATGTGTCTCCCATTGTGAATAAGCGTTATAACATTTGCGCTGTGGTTGGAAATAGCGGGATCCTGACAGGGAGCCGGTGTGGATCACAGATAGATAAGTCAGACTTTGTTTTCCGTTGCAATTTCGCCCCTACGGAGGCTTTCCAAAGAGATGTTGGAAGGAAAACCAACCTTACCACCTTCAACCCCAGCATCCTGGAAAAATATTACAACAACCTTTTGACCATTCAGGACCGTAACAACTTTTTTCTCAGTTTGAAAAAGCTTGACGGGGCCATTCTTTGGATCCCTGCCTTTTTCTTCCATACGTCGGCCACTGTTACCAGGACATTAGTTGACTTTTTTGTTGAACACAGAGGTCAGTTAAAGCTCCAGTTGGCTTGGCCTGGAAATATAATGCAACATGTCAACAG GTACTGGAAAAACAAGCACTTGTCGCCCAAACGGCTGAGCACGGGTATTCTCATGTACACCCTGGCGTCAGCAGTCTGTGAGGAGATCCACTTGTATGGATTCTGGCCTTTCGGATTTGACCccaacacaagggaagaccttCCGTACCATTACTATGACAAAAAAGGAACCAAATTTACCACCAAGTGGCAGGAATCCCACCAGCTGCCGGCCGAGTTTCAGCTGCTGTACCGAATGCATGCGGAAGGGCTCACCAAGCTGACTCTGTCGCGCTGTGCCTGA